The Caenorhabditis elegans chromosome II genome has a segment encoding these proteins:
- the B0228.8 gene encoding uncharacterized protein (Partially confirmed by transcript evidence) → MRRFTLFVFFLSISIAYADFDFEDYNFATFNEIYDNEIPDDIPSSRHFLKSSRGTVGLPKTATEMMTRFNENLLNFLKSKSENDWKLIMELMSPDAFIETCMESAYGLSMDQFHKWITFLSNYYAEVGLTSTKIKDNSETGVTTELVYYTVLRNGEKGSDKWAMSATLNKKKGHFCINTLHMLSECKNIPKKPSLEPAIPIETFISSLKKKLVNDIFLNGGLHYKSAYESMYNYITPATKVFICDVGKMNGNQFVEYWYKRFGKVQTYSEHVFDISNNGTNWHVDFEVTYESEPGKFYRDRYQFSMNKYTNVKVEYFENFLDWRIYQIQQNCTESRTKMSKSDASVVKMALASRRWDQMLNKGLSWDTLQAFKEMFDKSKFHGYTCGMKFENWAKFDNWLTGFSNFYAKSVPKQTNVYAYQDSKIGFWIVNTMSAASDNSTSTHRVFFEGYYVC, encoded by the exons ATGCGCCGGTTTACTCTATTTgtctttttcttatcaataagtattgcATATGCGGATTTTGATTTCGAAGACTACAACTTTGCAACATTCAATGAAATTTATGATAATGAGATTCCTGACGATATTCCTTCATCtcgtcactttttgaaatcttcaagaggtactgtaggtctCCCAAAAACTGCTACAGAAATGATGACGCGATTCAATGAAAACCTTCTGAACTTCCTGaaatcaaaatctgaaaacgaTTGGAAACTAATTATGGAATTAATGTCACCGGATGCATTTATTGAAACCTGCATGGAATCTGCATATGGATTGAGTATGGACCAGTTTCATAAATGGATAACATTCTTGAGCAATTATTATGCAGAAGTTGGT CTCACAAGTACAAAAATAAAGGACAATTCGGAAACTGGTGTCACAACTGAATTAGTATATTATACTGTTTTGAGAAATGGCGAAAAAGGTTCAGATAAATGGGCAATGTCTGCAAcattgaacaagaaaaaaggacatttttgtataaatacTCTGCATATGCTCTCAGAATGCAAAAATATTCCCAAAAAACCATCACTCGAGCCTGCGATTCCGATTGAGACGTTCAtctcaagtttgaaaaaaaa attagtaaatgacatatttttgaatggaGGTCTACATTACAAATCTGCATATGAATCCATGTACAATTATATTACGCCAGCGactaaagtttttatttgtgaCGTTGGGAAGATGAATGGAA ATCAATTTGTTGAGTACTGGTACAAAAGATTCGGGAAAGTTCAGACGTATTCG GAACACGTCTTTGATATATCTAATAATGGAACCAACTGGCATGTTGACTTTGAAGTTACTTATGAAAGTGAACCTGGGAAGTTCTATCGTGAtagatatcaattttcaatgaataaG TACACGAATGTAAAGGTTGagtattttgagaatttcttgGATTGGAGAATTTATCAAATTCAACAGAACTGCACAGAATCCAGAACAAA aATGTCCAAGAGTGATGCATCAGTTGTTAAAATGGCTCTAGCTTCTCGTCGATGGGATCAAATGCTCAATAAAGGACTCAGCTGGGATACACTTCAAGCATTCAAAGAAATGTTTGATAAAAGCAAATTTCATGGATATACATGCGgaatgaaatttgagaattggg cgaaatttgATAACTGGTTGactggtttttcaaatttctatgcGAAATCTGTTCCGAAGCAAACAAATGTGTACGCATACCAGGATTCGAAAATAGGCTTTTGGATAGTTAATACAATGTCTGCAGCAAGTGATAACAGTACATC